In Thunnus thynnus chromosome 4, fThuThy2.1, whole genome shotgun sequence, a genomic segment contains:
- the LOC137181275 gene encoding zinc finger E-box-binding homeobox 2-like isoform X2, with amino-acid sequence MDAEQVSSLGSEGEDEVGLWSLEPQDCQESLDKTSLTPSEGTEEPGSPAQSTRPLSLSPGSRNYWAQVEPETEATDDGTAISATDREGDQEPLRMYCKTSDSQNAFEDLAHYEFLAQLRKASTSASLLDHLTHNGTAAVYHPGSRHDELPPAIWSPGAQHRSPEGADAGRSQQACPFCHRMYQRGASLRDHIKYCQEREGGHMVCPLCGYTATLRAQMERHLALHNQVQDKNAISLDQGMETRKFKCLQCGKAFKYKHHLKEHLRIHSGEKPYECSNCKKRFSHSGSYSSHLSSKKCLSGGGNGGGNAGGASGAFNGHSQSSYHHSFPTSPSAGSGRNGNDKGSSLASLTQDNTRPLDPHQLSLQDPNQNPTGFPRASDLARLWDPSAELSLRASILKGTTLLPYIHSGTFEQMLQEMLHREVKKDEEIDRAGGAVMEERRVIYNGGGPDRKMSPDRSARREAVRSGEGERGVLGVPCRWCSQLFPNVAVLLQHERYLCKMNREAVEMPEGLQGKDHPSPPLFFPRSALQPENSKPSEVPNGLPGNKSPLQKTHWQSVPQQLLVAVHSPPQPCHDPLSSRAYWSSQEKGSPSQAINHSSELSSPRARRRVPSSGFGSPICLDLTSCPPELSSPQNQIGSPWSAQSEPLDLSLPKLLTDQEGRHKIVNGNSARGERRELGTQQLRRLSPTQPSHLSLHHHPIYSRPGAPVFPGPLYNGFPIFNQSALGLSAHDGITSIPFSQPANSPGFLSPMAYMMDSDTEATLKKIHQERQALIGEVLNRGALDYLSLMDEGLDGDGGPGRKRLKKTDEGLYACDICEKTFQKSSSLLRHKYEHTGKRPHECKICNKAFKHKHHLIEHSRLHSGEKPYQCDKCGKRFSHSGSYSQHMNHRYAYCSKDQDPDQDHEEMPLTPGAGINLGGRLALETPLSMEDTQTPHSFLSDCSLDGPPEVLKEEEEEEEVKEAGVGDGHVEEANVSLLGEQLEGNPIHQSPGEENREQNERNSCDVGNHIDIAENQLWDRDTEDQNGDLDKCELSLDITDLPRIKT; translated from the exons GTAAGACCTCAGACTCCCAGAATGCCTTTGAGGACCTGGCCCATTATGAATTCCTGGCCCAGTTGAGGAAGGCCTCTACCTCAGCCAGTCTCTTGGACCATCTGACCCATAATGGCACGGCAGCTGTGTACCACCCAGGCAGCAGGCACGATGAGCTGCCACCCGCCATCTGGTCACCAGGAGCTCAGCACCGCTCACCTGAGGGAGCAG ATGCAGGGAGGAGCCAGCAGGCCTGTCCGTTCTGTCACAGGATGTACCAGCGTGGAGCCTCTCTGAGGGACCACATCAAGTACTGTCAGGAAAGGGAGGGGGGCCACATGGTCTGTCCGCTCTGTGGATACACTGCCACCCTTAGGGCACAGATGGAGCGGCACCTGGCACTTCACAACCAAGTGCAGGACAAG AATGCCATCTCTTTGGATCAAGGCATGGAGACAAGGAAGTTCAAATGTCTTCAGTGTGGGAAAGCGTTCAAGTACAAACACCACCTCAAAGAGCATCTCCGCATCCACAGTG GTGAGAAGCCTTATGAGTGCTCCAATTGCAAGAAACGCTTCTCTCACTCTGGCTCTTACAGCTCCCACTTAAGCAGCAAAAAGTGCCTTAGTGGTGGAGGAAATGGAGGGGGAAATGCAGGAGGAGCCAGTGGCGCATTTAATGGACATAGCCAAAGCTCCTACCACCACTCATTTCCAACATCTCCCTCTGCAGGCAGTGGGAGAAACGGTAATGACAAGGGCTCTTCATTAGCTTCACTTACCCAAGATAATACCAGGCCTCTGGATCCTCACCAGCTTTCTCTGCAGGACCCTAACCAGAACCCCACAGGCTTCCCCAGAGCTTCAGACCTGGCTCGGCTTTGGGACCCATCAGCAGAGCTCTCTCTGAGGGCCAGTATCCTAAAAGGGACCACCCTGCTGCCTTATATCCACTCTGGGACATTTGAGCAGATGCTGCAGGAGATGCTTCACAGGGAGGTGAAGAAAGATGAGGAAATTGATAGAGCAGGAGGAGCTGtaatggaggagaggagggtgatTTACAACGGAGGAGGGCCGGACAGGAAGATGTCACCTGACAGGAGTGCTAGGAGAGAAGCAGTGAGGTCAGGTGAAGGGGAGAGAGGTGTGCTTGGAGTACCGTGTCGCTGGTGCTCGCAGCTTTTCCCCAACGTGGCGGTGCTCCTGCAGCACGAGCGCTACCTCTGTAAGATGAACCGTGAGGCAGTGGAAATGCCTGAGGGTCTTCAGGGCAAAGACCACCCCTCCCCACCTTTATTCTTCCCTAGATCTGCTCTTCAGCCCGAGAACAGCAAGCCAAGTGAAGTACCTAACGGTCTTCCCGGAAACAAATCACCATTACAGAAGACTCACTGGCAGTCGGTACCACAGCAGCTTTTGGTCGCAGTGCACTCTCCTCCTCAGCCCTGCCATGACCCTCTGTCCTCACGGGCATACTGGTCCAGCCAGGAAAAGGGCAGCCCCAGTCAGGCGATTAACCATTCCTCAGAGCTGTCATCACCTCGAGCCAGAAGAAGAGTTCCATCCTCAGGATTCGGTTCTCCCATCTGCCTCGACCTCACGAGCTGTCCTCCTGAACTCTCCTCGCCTCAGAACCAGATAGGCAGCCCCTGGTCTGCACAGAGCGAACCTCTGGACCTCTCCCTGCCCAAGCTTCTCACGGACCAAGAGGGGAGACACAAAATTGTCAACGGCAACTCagccagaggagagaggagagagctcGGGACCCAGCAGCTACGGCGACTGAGTCCAACCCAACCCTCACATCTATCCCTTCACCATCACCCTATCTACAGCAGGCCTGGAGCTCCTGTGTTTCCAGGCCCGTTATACAATGGATTTCCCATCTTCAACCAGTCTGCTTTAGGGCTTTCAGCGCATGACGGCATCACATCTATTCCATTCAGCCAGCCAGCAAATAGCCCTGGGTTTCTCTCTCCTATGGCCTACATGATGGACTCAGACACAGAGGCTACGCTGAAAAAGATCCACCAGGAGAGACAAGCTCTCATT GGTGAGGTGTTAAACCGTGGAGCTCTGGACTACCTCTCTCTGATGGATGAAGGGTTGGATGGAGATGGTGGGCCAGGGAGGAAGAGACTGAAGAAGACAGACGAGGGGCTCTATGCTTGTGACATTTGTGAAAAAACCTTCCAGaagagcagctctctgctccgACACAAATACGAGCACACAG GCAAGCGTCCTCATGAGTGCAAGATCTGCAACAAGGCCTTCAAACATAAGCATCATCTGATCGAGCACAGCCGGCTGCACTCTGGAGAGAAACCCTACCAATGTGACAAGTGCGGCAAGCGCTTCTCTCACTCCGGCTCTTACTCCCAGCACATGAACCACCGCTACGCTTACTGCAGCAAAGATCAGGATCCAGACCAAGATCACGAGGAGATGCCTCTCACCCCAGGGGCAGGCATCAACCTCGGGGGCCGCCTGGCTCTAGAGACCCCTCTGTCCATGGAGGATACCCAGACCCCACACTCTTTCCTCAGCGACTGCAGTCTGGATGGACCTCCAGAGGTCctcaaagaggaggaggaagaggaggaagttaAAGAGGCAGGAGTTGGTGATGGTCATGTGGAAGAGGCAAATGTGAGTTTGTTAGGGGAGCAGCTGGAGGGTAACCCCATCCACCAATCACCAGGAGAAGAGAATAGGGagcaaaatgaaagaaacagttGTGATGTGGGGAACCATATTGACATTGCAGAGAACCAGCTCTGGGACCGAGACACTGAGGACCAGAATGGAGACTTGGACAAATGTGAACTGAGCCTGGATATAACAGATTTACCCAGAATAAAAACTTAA